A part of Solenopsis invicta isolate M01_SB chromosome 2, UNIL_Sinv_3.0, whole genome shotgun sequence genomic DNA contains:
- the LOC105205139 gene encoding putative nuclease HARBI1 isoform X2 — MEVFIITQRYRTYESESENSSSDDEWVLYQQKKKRKFRSRIPNYINVVNNYMGHEFKSHFRMSRATFECLFEMLLPYLVRKIKGCPMIPPDHQLMIAIWKMATMDSYRATALRAVRRVTHGLFLKSSTFIKWPTGNLAIKVMRGFEESSSFPKTVGAIDGTHIRIDAPKENSVDYINRKGFHSIQLQLVCDHRTLITHCYAGHPGSVHDQRVFRQSEVANYLNDEEKFPADSHILGDAAYEIHQHLLTPYRDNGHLTAKQINYNYRLSAARVTVERCIGLLKGRMRSLLHCLPMSRVDLMAEYVIACCVIHNICTLRSDEIEVITILPTSSEHDRNQGIILPPGNQNAGGIAKRNLIMNSLQL; from the exons ATGGAGGTCTTTATTATTACACAGCGCTATAGAACTTACGAATCAGAATCTGAAAACTCAAGTTCTGATGACGAGTGGGTGTTGTATcaacaaaagaaaaaacgtaAATTTCGCTCGCGAATTCCAAATTACATTAATGTTGTAAATAATTACATGGGACACGAATTTAAAAGTCATTTTAG AATGTCAAGAGCGACGTTTGAATGTCTTTTCGAAATGCTTCTACCTTAtttagtaagaaaaataaaaggatGTCCAATGATCCCACCTGATCATCAATTAATGATTGCTATTTGGAAAATGGCAACCATGGACTCCTACag AGCAACTGCACTTCGAGCTGTACGAAGAGTCACACATGGACTTTTCTTAAAATCTTCCACATTTATTAAATGGCCTACTGGTAATCTAGCTATAAAGGTTATGCGAGGATTTGAGGAAAGCAGTAGTTTTCCAAAAACTGTTGGGGCCATAGATGGTACCCATATTCGGATTGATGCGCCAAAAGAAAACTCTGTCGATTATATCAACCGTAAAGGTTTTCATTCTATACAGTTACAg TTGGTGTGTGATCACAGAACGTTGATCACACACTGTTATGCTGGCCATCCGGGCTCAGTCCATGATCAGCGAGTTTTTCGTCAATCAGAGGTAGCAAATTATTTGAATGACGAAGAGAAATTTCCAGCTGATAGTCACATATTGGGAGATGCCGCATATGAGATTCATCAACACTTATTAACTCCTTACAGAGACAATGGACATCTTACAGCGAaacagattaattataattatcgctTGTCAGCAGCCAGAGTGACAGTCGAAAGATGCATCGGTCTCTTAAAAGGGCGTATGAGGAGTTTATTACATTGTCTACCTATGTCAAGAGTAGACCTAATGGCAGAATATGTGATTGCATGCTGTGTGATCCACAATATCTGTACATTAAGAAGTGATGAAATTGAAGTAATCACCATACTTCCAACTTCATCAGAACATGACAGAAATCAAGGAATTATTTTGCCTCCAGGAAACCAAAATGCTGGTGGAATTgccaaaagaaatttaattatgaattctTTACAGTTATaa
- the LOC105206713 gene encoding uncharacterized protein LOC105206713 isoform X1, which produces MEKVSLYDPEKDVVVDVYLSPEDILRAQRDMAFATSLLNAATKDKELTEKTTIEPDLTQQITETNTETSAETETENQNDDTGSLYRWSTAAVLLLLDTYKTFEDKFSSGKCSQKKIWEEISDVLAEKGHMITGPQCAAKLRSLKKSYKSVKDHNSRSGSDRRTWQFYEIMDEIFSKRAWCSPIAVASSTGLSIKQDKGPTSDSSTENLVLKERSLNRKESSTSKENICNILKKRLIQKNEQEEAKAKRHKERMEMDEKFLQILTKISEKQ; this is translated from the exons ATGGAAAAGGTTTCATTATATGATCCAGAAAAAGATGTAGTTGTAGATGTTTATCTTTCTCCGGAAGATATTTTACGTGCGCAACGAG ATATGGCCTTTGCAACGTCTTTATTAAATGCAGCCACAAAAGATAAAGAATTGACAGAAAAAACAACTATCGAACCAGACCTAACCCAACAAATCACTGAAACAAATACCGAAACGAGTGCCGAAACAGAAACTGAAAATCAAAATGATGACACTg GTTCTCTATATAGATGGTCAACAGCTGCTGTATTGCTATTGttagatacatataaaacattcGAAGATAAATTTTCTAGTGGAAAATGTTCACAGAAAAAAATCTGGGAGGAAATTAGTGATGTTCTTGCTGAAAAAGGACATATGATCACGGGACCACAATGTGCAGCGAAATTGAGAAGCctgaaaaaatcttataaaagtgTTAAGGATCACAATAGTCGATCAGGCAGTGATAGGCGAACTTGGCAGTTTTATGAG attatggatgaaattttttcaaaaagagcTTGGTGCTCACCAATCGCCGTTGCATCATCAACAGGACTTTCCATTAAGCAGGACAAAGGGCCTACATCTG ATTCATCAACAGAAAATCTAGTCCTAAAGGAAAGAAGTCTTAACAGAAAAGAATCGTCAACATCTAAAGAAAACATATGCAATATTCTTAAGAAGAGGcttattcaaaaaaatgaacAAGAAGAAGCAAAAGCCAAAAGGCATAAAGAAAGAATGGAAATGGACgagaaatttcttcaaattttgaCCAAAATAAGTGAGAAACAGTGA
- the LOC105205139 gene encoding putative nuclease HARBI1 isoform X1 has translation MEVFIITQRYRTYESESENSSSDDEWVLYQQKKKRKFRSRIPNYINVVNNYMGHEFKSHFRMSRATFECLFEMLLPYLVRKIKGCPMIPPDHQLMIAIWKMATMDSYRSVCDRFNVGRATALRAVRRVTHGLFLKSSTFIKWPTGNLAIKVMRGFEESSSFPKTVGAIDGTHIRIDAPKENSVDYINRKGFHSIQLQLVCDHRTLITHCYAGHPGSVHDQRVFRQSEVANYLNDEEKFPADSHILGDAAYEIHQHLLTPYRDNGHLTAKQINYNYRLSAARVTVERCIGLLKGRMRSLLHCLPMSRVDLMAEYVIACCVIHNICTLRSDEIEVITILPTSSEHDRNQGIILPPGNQNAGGIAKRNLIMNSLQL, from the exons ATGGAGGTCTTTATTATTACACAGCGCTATAGAACTTACGAATCAGAATCTGAAAACTCAAGTTCTGATGACGAGTGGGTGTTGTATcaacaaaagaaaaaacgtaAATTTCGCTCGCGAATTCCAAATTACATTAATGTTGTAAATAATTACATGGGACACGAATTTAAAAGTCATTTTAG AATGTCAAGAGCGACGTTTGAATGTCTTTTCGAAATGCTTCTACCTTAtttagtaagaaaaataaaaggatGTCCAATGATCCCACCTGATCATCAATTAATGATTGCTATTTGGAAAATGGCAACCATGGACTCCTACag ATCTGTTTGCGACCGATTTAATGTTGGAAGAGCAACTGCACTTCGAGCTGTACGAAGAGTCACACATGGACTTTTCTTAAAATCTTCCACATTTATTAAATGGCCTACTGGTAATCTAGCTATAAAGGTTATGCGAGGATTTGAGGAAAGCAGTAGTTTTCCAAAAACTGTTGGGGCCATAGATGGTACCCATATTCGGATTGATGCGCCAAAAGAAAACTCTGTCGATTATATCAACCGTAAAGGTTTTCATTCTATACAGTTACAg TTGGTGTGTGATCACAGAACGTTGATCACACACTGTTATGCTGGCCATCCGGGCTCAGTCCATGATCAGCGAGTTTTTCGTCAATCAGAGGTAGCAAATTATTTGAATGACGAAGAGAAATTTCCAGCTGATAGTCACATATTGGGAGATGCCGCATATGAGATTCATCAACACTTATTAACTCCTTACAGAGACAATGGACATCTTACAGCGAaacagattaattataattatcgctTGTCAGCAGCCAGAGTGACAGTCGAAAGATGCATCGGTCTCTTAAAAGGGCGTATGAGGAGTTTATTACATTGTCTACCTATGTCAAGAGTAGACCTAATGGCAGAATATGTGATTGCATGCTGTGTGATCCACAATATCTGTACATTAAGAAGTGATGAAATTGAAGTAATCACCATACTTCCAACTTCATCAGAACATGACAGAAATCAAGGAATTATTTTGCCTCCAGGAAACCAAAATGCTGGTGGAATTgccaaaagaaatttaattatgaattctTTACAGTTATaa
- the LOC105206713 gene encoding uncharacterized protein LOC105206713 isoform X2, which yields MFIFLRKIFYVRNENVLYFNIIFSWTLDMAFATSLLNAATKDKELTEKTTIEPDLTQQITETNTETSAETETENQNDDTGSLYRWSTAAVLLLLDTYKTFEDKFSSGKCSQKKIWEEISDVLAEKGHMITGPQCAAKLRSLKKSYKSVKDHNSRSGSDRRTWQFYEIMDEIFSKRAWCSPIAVASSTGLSIKQDKGPTSDSSTENLVLKERSLNRKESSTSKENICNILKKRLIQKNEQEEAKAKRHKERMEMDEKFLQILTKISEKQ from the exons ATGTTTATCTTTCTCCGGAAGATATTTTACGTGCGCAACGAG AATGTgctatattttaacataatattttcttgGACTTTAGATATGGCCTTTGCAACGTCTTTATTAAATGCAGCCACAAAAGATAAAGAATTGACAGAAAAAACAACTATCGAACCAGACCTAACCCAACAAATCACTGAAACAAATACCGAAACGAGTGCCGAAACAGAAACTGAAAATCAAAATGATGACACTg GTTCTCTATATAGATGGTCAACAGCTGCTGTATTGCTATTGttagatacatataaaacattcGAAGATAAATTTTCTAGTGGAAAATGTTCACAGAAAAAAATCTGGGAGGAAATTAGTGATGTTCTTGCTGAAAAAGGACATATGATCACGGGACCACAATGTGCAGCGAAATTGAGAAGCctgaaaaaatcttataaaagtgTTAAGGATCACAATAGTCGATCAGGCAGTGATAGGCGAACTTGGCAGTTTTATGAG attatggatgaaattttttcaaaaagagcTTGGTGCTCACCAATCGCCGTTGCATCATCAACAGGACTTTCCATTAAGCAGGACAAAGGGCCTACATCTG ATTCATCAACAGAAAATCTAGTCCTAAAGGAAAGAAGTCTTAACAGAAAAGAATCGTCAACATCTAAAGAAAACATATGCAATATTCTTAAGAAGAGGcttattcaaaaaaatgaacAAGAAGAAGCAAAAGCCAAAAGGCATAAAGAAAGAATGGAAATGGACgagaaatttcttcaaattttgaCCAAAATAAGTGAGAAACAGTGA